cattacatCATCTTATACTTAATCACATgtattcattactaattataaattagttgaaaatatttgctttcaaaaaaaataatcatacaaTGGCATTACCTTTGGAGTACAATACAACACACAGTatgtagttttttgtttgtttgtttttgtggcaAGCAAATGTTTTTATAGATTTACATTTGCACGATTTCCTACTTCTGTGTTCTGACACTGACAAAAATTTAGTAGATTCTGTCATTCACTACTCAGATTATTATTGACATTCTTTACTATCATAAAAATAGACTATATGTAAATAAACAACTTTATTATTTGTAGTTCTTCACCCTGCATGTATTTTACCTAGGATTTTATTAGTTAAAGTGATATTATGGTGtatatcaatgtaaaaaaaaatgtaagcataataaaactgtaaaaaaaaaaaaaacatttaatgtgtgTTTGATGACTTTCTGTATGGTTGAATAAATGTTCTCTCTTCTTCTTCAGCAGCACAAAAACTCTCAATTCTCATTTAAAAATACCAGTTTTTACATATTTACCTGACCTCCGTCAGCTTCCCTCTCTAGTTTATCAATTCAAGGTCAGCTGCTGTTAAATCAAAgagtgaaatgttatattaaattactAATTAAGTGACAAAGAGCTTTTATGAGTTTAACTCAGCTGCATCTGATGAATCACGCCACACTGGCCCTGGGGGATCTACATGCAACATCTGCTAACACAAGACTGCCCTTCAGAGCATGTAAACACACTACCTCTCCTTAACTACATTTAGACTCACTCCATTAGCAATGACATCATTCTGTTTTGAAGGGTTTTGAATGCAATATAATTGTTTCCAGATTTTTTCCTCACACTCATAACTACAACAGTAGATTGGACAGTAACACAAGGCCTTGTGCCGAAGTCATTGTGTCATTTTCACTTTGACACCTCCTGCTGTCTTGGAGAGATActgcaataaaacattttctaaacTGATAATCTCACATTTCAGAAGAACCAGAGGTCAGACATGTCAATACATTGCATAACATATAATTCTGAATGTCCACAGTCGTCTCATTTGTGACAATTTTATTTCTCCTGGGGTATTGAGTCAAACAACTTTATACTTTATAAAAGACGTTTGAGATAATTCAGTCATGTCTCcagagctatgaaagagcaacctctgagGAATAAAATTTTCCTCCAAGGAGGAATAGATTAAAAGGATGTAGctatggagagagaaagagatctgatttattaaaaatctttgctgtgtttgtgtgtggccgGGCGGATATATGAGGTTTTTCTGTTGGTGTGTgtccatagaaaacagttaagcTTTCAGATGTAAAAAGGTTTTATAACAGGTCTTCTGAGGACaaatagttttgtgtgtgtgtgcgtgtatataggtgtgtgtgtgtgtatatatatatatatatatatatatatatatactgtatatgagtaAGAAAAGtgatgtgtgtgtaagtgtgtttaACAGACGAAAGTGAAAACAGGCCTCCTGGCTGTCCGCTGGAGCTCAGTAAAATCTGAGGAAGAGATAGACATCTTCAGTCCATTACACATGCTTTCGCTTAGCATTTGATCAATATACCATGTGCAGTCATCAACTACAGGAAACCCAtttgtgagactgtgtgtgtttgatgttcTTTTTCCAGTCTCTCAGCAGATTTTGTAAAGTAGCACTGATGTGGGATCAGTTACCCTTAACCAAACTGCATTCTGAATACTTCAAACTGAAACTTTTATACGGTCCACGGGTCATCAAGCTGTTGAAAGTTACACTGTATAATTAATACTGATTAATGAGAGAGTGCAAAAAAACACCTTTCAAACCATGTAACCATAAACCATGTATTTTAACTTCATACTGTATCTTTACAcagagaaatgtattttttaatgaagATGGACTATTCAAACCTCCCGACAATGACTAGCTGTAAAAGAAATACAaaccttaatttatttatttgtccattCGCTATGACAAGATGTGCTCCTCCATGTCTACACCAGTGCTTCGAATACCATTTTTCAGTGCTGAGTTTTTATATAACGAAGTAATGTACTGTTGTTTGGCTTTGATTCAACCACAGGCGAAGGCAGCACAAGCATAAGTGTGTGATAACAGTTCAATAAATAAGAAGCTAATATCAAGAAATTCACATTATATTGCCACTTACGTTATCTACTTTTGCTccgccagtaaaaaaaaaaaaaaaaaagttccaaacCAAGCCACAGCAAAATCAGCAGCAACTCCTATCAACACACACTAGCAACTGTTGGTTCGTTTTTTATTTGAACAAATCGATTCATTCAGTGACTCACAAACAAAGTCTGTCGCTTGCTGCATTCGTGAGTGAATAATGTTTTGGAAGAATCGTTTGTGtgactgattcagtgactcactcacaAAGGCAGTCTCTTCGCCACCTGCTGGTGTAATAAGTGCCCTGCAAGAGtcgttgtaaaaaaataaaacacaattgaTAGATAACATGAGAAAACTGATGAGCAAAGTGATACCAAAAGTAAAGAGTTGTTTTATAATATCAGTCAATGCAGAACTTTTCAGTgtagttttacaagaaaataagtAGTTTTTCTACTAAAACATGTAACGTTTAATATGAAGGATTACTTTGCTTCTTTGTAATTGTTCgagaaatttactagcaatttaggacttaaaattatttctgcaccaatttttctttcttttttctgtgtacACTAACAAACCTACTGCTCCTGCACTATGAACAATGAAAAATGTTTATGAGAAAAAAAcgttaaatagaaaaacaaaaaaactagaaAGTCCTTTTTCTGCCTTCAGAAAACTGGTCAGTGTTTGATTAAAGTGCAACAGTCCATAGGAACTGAGAACAGCCCTCTCCATAGCAACAAAAGCAAGAATCATGGGATTTTCCTTCAAATTCAATGAGGGCCATTCACTCAACCTGGATGAAAGACACAGATACAAAATGCTGTGTATAATGTTACCAAGGAATAAAGCCATTCTCCATGAGTAAGTATTTTCCCACAGAAATGTGGAAGGGAGCTTCTGAggttttgtatgtatgtgtgtctcGCACGGCAAATAAAGAGCCCATGCAGCGTCTTGAGTGATGAAGTAAGTCCTTTGGCAAGGACACCAGTAATTGAATACAGTTCTTGTTCTGAGCTGTATTcgatgaacacatacacacaaatactgtTGCAGACGCTCTTGGCTCATTTGTGAATGTGCTTATTCACAGAAGGGTTAGGTTTAGTGGTGTAGAGAATGGAAAAAGGCCTAAAACAATAATAGGtgaaattatatttgtttaaattatgatTTGTTTCTAGACTAAAGTACTTAAGAGTTTACATGTGTAGGAACTGTCCCATGTATATTGtagtaaaaatgtaaagacttaaagggatagttcacccaaaaattaaaattctctcATTAATTAACTACCCTTTCATTTATCTtcggagcacaaattaagatatattaGTATAAATCCAATACTCATTGAGTATAAAATCGTTTTTGAAgtctttaaattaaaatcatacaTTGATATTTAAAGACGAATGTTgttgaaaaacttttttattcGTCACAGACACTACAGTTGTCCTGAAGACAATGTGACACGATGAAGGAGAACATGAGAAACACACAGCTCACACACTAAGCATTGTACCATATCTTATGCATCCTATATGCCACTGTTAACATAACACAGGAATCGTATAGAGAACACAAGAGAACATTTAACTTGTTAATGCCCTAGATATATTCAGAGATTTAACTAAGTAGAAATCTctagcaataataataacaactgtgAGTAATAATTTCAACATTAAGGTAGTTTTAGCAGTGTGGATCACTCTACCAAATGCTTACTACTCTAAAATGCTGTATACTATATCAAACGGATTAAAATAACAGCCACTTTAGACATTTCACAAcatttacactcatttacatccacGTTTTCATGTGAGACACATAGAGACCTGAACAAAGAAAACATTTAGACATACCTTGAAAGTAATTATAAAAACAGCAGtgctaataaaataacattttctgaaaGCTGCAGGTAAATTCATGTCATTTGTGCAAGAATAATATTTGCAGTTGTTACACAACACAATCttatatagaatagaatatatatattctcttctcTGTGCGTATATCTAACCTGGAAGAGCACAGCTCATAACTGCTCTACACATTCTGTTTTAccctcatttattattatttattagttttatatatatatatatatatatatatatgtatatatatatatatttttttttttttgcattttgatgtCCAGCTTGTATCTACCATCGACTCTTTAGAAGCAGAAGCATCCCGGCTGTTTTGATTGCTCACCAGTGTTTCTTTGTAATGGAAGTTAATCCATAATGCCACTGATCTCTCCCTAATCATGGGAAAACATAAGTATGGCTTAATTAAATAAGTAGGTCCAAGGCACACAGTAGCTCCTCCCCCTGTAGCAGGTGCTGCCGCCCAGTCACAGGCACATTAACCTCACAGTCATAACGGGTAAGCTGGGGGAGGGGCATCGTTACGGCTCCACCCTCTGATGATCTGCTCAATAACCTACTCGCAACATCTgtgggaaaaacagaaagagcaATTAGTCACTGTACAATCATGAAATATTCACAAGGGTTTCACACCAGTCTCCATGGTGACGTACCAGATGGCAGCAACAGTATCGTGGCATGACGAATCCCTTCTGATGATGAAGCGTCTGATTTTCTGACCTTTTTCTCTGGAAAATCAGTCACCACCTGCAGCACAGAACCCTGGGAAAAAACACCATCAACAGTCAGTCATAAACTCTacttacacacatttaaaatatcaaaatgtcccACTATGAGTTATTGTCGATAAGTGCTATTGTTTGTCTGATTGAAACACCCTAAAGGGGATTATTCTGCTATAATGCTCAGCTGACTGCACACTATTCTGCTTATTTCCCAGCTTCTTAgcagacaaataaatatttggagaaatataaaaatataaatatgaaaaatagtgAAAGAGAGGTGTTAAAAGCATCGCAATTCTAAACAAGTAACTTACATGACTCCAGTTCATCAACACCTTGTAAAGCAATAATCTGCGTGTTTGTAAAATGCAAATCCACCATTAAGcccttttttatttcataatgattccTCCAGTTAAAAAAAGACCATGCCCTGTTGTTTTCACTTGCAAACAGTGCTTTAttcatgcatatttctctcctgattcagatttgaagttattttgaagtcttgatggatttggttcttacaaacaagcagctATTCACTTcagaagatgttaattgatggactggattcaTGTGGATTCAatgtggatgtttttatcagctctatggactctcattctgacggcacccattcactgcactggtgagcaagtggtgtaatgcaaaatttctctaaatctgttctgatgaagaaacaaactcatctagatcttggatggcctgagggtgagtacgttttcagcaaattttgatttttggggtgaactattcctttaacttccCAAGCAACACACACAAATAGTGGTGCACTATTACTGATGTAATAGTAATATTACACtttttgggaagtcgtggcctaatgggggaagtcgtggcctaatggggaagtcgtggcctaatggttagagggtaggactcccaatcgaagggatgtgagttctagtcccgggccggacggaattgtgggtggggggagtgcatgtacagttctctctccaccttcaataccacgacttaggtgcccttgagcaaggcattgaacccccaactgctccccgggcgccgcagcataaatggctgcccactgctccgggtgtgtgctcacagtgtgtgtgtgtgtgttcactgctctgtgtgtgtgcatttcggatgggttaaatgcagagcacaaattctgagtatggatcaccatacttggctgaatgtcacttcactttcactttcacttaatgaGGTCACAACGTGAATGTTTAAAGCGTATTTTACAGCAGCTCTGAACGTGGTTCTGTTTTATAAACAAAGATATCTGACAGTTCATTGAAGTGAATGACCActcagaatcaagtatttcagAGAGGTATGCAACAGTACACTCATGCACAAACATACAAGCCTTATTGCTTCAGACAGAGGTATGGTCTCCAGTTTTCTCTTGAGTAGCTTTGGGTTGGTCTGACATTTGGAAGAAATATCACTGTCTTGAATAATTTCCCTAGAGAGTTacagaaagaaacagaaaatggGGGAGAAAGATAGAGGCAACAGCAAACAGATTGTTCTTGAATAactatttatttgttcatctgtTAAGCGTTTGTTTTCAGCAGCATAAATCTGATCAACAAAGCATGTCTCTTCTGTAGATGAAGTCTCACCTGCTGTTGTCCTGCTTTGTGGTTCTAGTGTTCTGTGGAACAGTGTCACTGGACACTAAGTCTAGAGGGGCTGCTGGGAGAGCAGGGGCAGGTTGTGTGCTGCTGGAGGGGGTCAGTTCAAGCGCTGAACCCGGGCTGGAACACATTGACTCAGCTGGAGAAGCAGTCCGCAGCTGGTAATCATCTTCCATGTGAATGTATGGAGCTAACATCTCCAGATCCAAACCCACTCCCTAAAAAATCATCATAAGCAACAGCATTAAATGAGCACATAAGGGTGCAGTACATGTCTTACGTTATTTTGGTTGATTGATATGGTCATCTTGGACCTATACTAACATCTGTGTGGAAGTTTGAACAGTCATCTACCTGTGTATTAAAGGGTGTCTTGGAATCTATATCCATGGAAAATAGTCTCTCCACGTGATCCGGTTTTAGCTGTTCGCTTAATTCTGAATCCAAAGGGAGATTGACCTGAACATGAACAAACAACCAATACAAAATAGAGAAATTATATCAAAACACTTGTAAAGTGTAAGGAAATGCACTTTTCAAATTGTGACTAGACTCTACCTGGGATCTGGAAGGATCAGGAGGCGAAGATTGTGGGATTTGGAAGTCGTCAGGTTGTAGATGGGCTGTGGAGGGATCATCATCATTTAGGGAGGAGCAGGTAGGAGAGAGGGGTGAGAGAGGTAGCAGGACACTTGAAGAGGGCAACATAACGTCATTGTAGAGAGGTATTTCTGTCAACACAGAAAGTGCAGACTCTGCAAGGAAATAACATACAGCAAGGATGTTTAAACTCCCCTATACTTTTTTCTAAATTgttgaaatatttaaacaattttcatACAATATAAATATGTCTGCATATTGTATCTATTTATTTTgcaacattgaatgaagcaattTTCTAAGAATGTGAAAAACTTTCAAAAAAACCTCAAGAAAAATAACAAAGTGCACTAAACTGTAAAACTACTTGCGCTACAAACCAATGAGCTCATAATCACAATAATGATTTGGATTTTGGAATATCAATCATTTTTGTAAAGCTAAAATATGAAAAGACACAGAATTTACTGCAGGCTGAAATAGTGTGAATGACCGTGAAACTTCCATGTCTCAGAACAACTAATAAATCTGATGTAGATTGTGGTGTTCAAACCTGTGCTGGTGATATCCAGAGCGAGGACAGGGTCTGCTACAGTCAGTGCTTCTGGCTCCCCCTTCAGGCTGTCATGTagctcctctctcacacactcctcTTTCTTCTCATTATTTGCCTTTATCGCTTCTTTCAACTCTTCCGTACTCACTTCAGTTCCGAGTGACTCCTCATAGTGttcttcctgttcctgttttatttttgtgctgtTGGTTTGCTGAAGGGACAGGATTTGTTTGGGCTGTTCAATGCCACTGCAGAGTAAGAAAGGATTACAATAATGCcacttacacaaacacaaacacatattggTATTCAGGTCGACACACGCGTTTCAGTGCACACTTAGACATCCTTGTAAAGTCTCACCTGAGGATGTAGTTAATGCAGACCACACACTGCGGCTGGGAGTTTTTACTGTTATAGATCACAGTGGCTTGAGTCTCTGCCCAAGCAAACCCTCCTGCTTTAGCAAGGAGCCGGTACTGTCCAGTGCACACTTGTCCCtttataaacactgtaaaaagagaaatatatatatatatatatatatatatatatatatatatataaagcattacGATGCATCTTCATTTAGGCTTATGTAAGTGAACTGCATTTACAGTGTATGTTCTTACGGTTGTGGTGTGTTTTGGTCATGTGGTCAGAATCCAGCGCGTGATAGTATTCATACACAGAATGCTGCAACAGATCCACTGGCTCGAAACCCAACAGCTCTGTGATCCTGCAAACACACAGAAGTTGCAAGTTGCTCTGTGACACTGCAGCTTTCACAAGTCACCACTAGATGGCGAAGAAATCCAAGCCATAAGTCTGGATCTTTAGTCCAGACTTTCTCAGCATCTATAAAAACTTCCTTAAATATCCATTAGTCCTGAAATGGTAGACAAAAATAGCAGACGACCTACTTCACAATATTCTGAAGGTTTtgaagcaagtttttttttttttactgaatatatAGTACAAACTGAAAGTATGTAATTTTTAATCTtggtttttttattagtattcttTGTAGTTataaataatgacattattattttattttatagacagtttttttaatgtgtatatatctgATAATagtgaaaaatattttagcatttaaaaataatatttagcaataGCTCTGGGTTTAATACTGTGACGAGgaaagctttaaaaataaatataatgtaataatataatataaaaatatatacattacctttgatccttcataaattattctaatatgctgatttaatggaaaccataacatttttaatgaaaagaaagttaaaaagaatataatttagAACTGTTTGGTTCTTAagtaatttaatttctttttaaaaatctgttGAAATAGagttcataaaataatatttcattttggaAACATAAAGTTCTCATATTAAAATCTTTATATTTGGGGCATCATGGcatcaaaaagtaaacaaaaaatccCAGCAATGAATATTTTAAGGGACTTAAAAGAGTCCACCCTATGAGAAATGTTGCTCAGATGTTCGAGTCAGATGTTGCATAGGTCAGCATATTTTGTGCTGAGCGGTGCAGGTGTTATTGTACAGCACTCAGATGTCCTGGGACTTTACCTCTCATCGCAGTAGGTGAAGCGCATATCTAAAGTGTGGCGGCTGAGAAATGTTCTAGAATCCAGAGGAGCCTCAATGTTCGTCGGGTGGGGAATAGACTCACAGATAAGCACCAGGTACGTTGAACACACATTTTTTTCCTCACACACACCCTTCTTGATGCCATCTGTTGTGTGGATATGGCCCGAACAGCGCAACACCTGTCAGAAAGAGAGGCTAATAGGGATAAAAATTGTATCCAGTTTCACTGCATAGATGCTTTCAGACTGATATGCAGTCACATGGTCAAAGGTGAAGCACAAGTAAAGGGTGGTACCTTCCAGGAGGCAGATTTGACATTGACAGTGCGCCCTCTACTGGTCAGTGTACATTTCATCCTCAATAGAAAGCTTCTGTTTGTGTGCTGCTCTTTCACTTTCTTAGACAGACCTACATGTGGGAACAGGGAGGGAGATGAGCATGACTGATCATGATTTtgactgagacagagagaggaaaatAGAGGATATTACCAGTCCTGTGTGCCAGCATTTCTCTGAGCTCCTCATGGTCACATGGATGAGTAAACTCAAACACATTGTGTCCAGTGAGGTCAATCTACAAGGGAAAGAAAtggtttaaaatgaataaatcaggTTATTATTTGAATTTCTAAGACCTGGATACAGATTCATAATGTGAATTATGGAATTTATAACAATTACTTCCGTAATCCCCAATGTAATAATACCCAAATTAAGCATGCAATTGTAAAACCTGgtatatagttttgtttttttaataatattttttaataataatgttttgttgtttttatttgttctattgtgcaaaagtttggagtcagtaagatttttttatagaaaaattaatgcttttattaagcaaggacatattaaattgttcaaaagtgacaataaagatatatataatgCTCTAATAGAtgtttatttcaaacaaatgctctTTTGTAGCTTCTATTCATCAGTGAATCgtgaaaaaaaatatactaatattaaacagcagaaatgttttttaagcaccatttcagcatattagaatggtttctaaaTGATATACATGTCAAACTGAATTGGGCCAAACTAACCAAATTTCAGATTTTCTAAATGTTGATGCATTGTAACATTCATAACAAGAATAATATTCAAAAcgaattattgtaaaaaaaaaaaaataataaaaaaaaaaaaaatacttaggaTGTGAGTTGGAAATCACCTGAGGAAGGCCCAGACACTTGCTGACATTTTCTGACAGGTAGACGATGTCGCCATCAGCAGAAAGAACCATGAGAAACCCATCCAGAGCTTTCATATATGAACTGTTCCATTGAGAATCTAATTCCGACTCCACATTCAGTACCTCTAAAGAGAGATAAACACATTCTGTCAGTAACAAACACAGCAAACCTACTAAATCAATCTCACTGAACATCTGTCTCTCTCACCTGTGTTCAGTAGTTTACGCAGGCGCAGGTAACTGAGTGCGAGTCTCATTACTGATGCTTTATCCAGGTTAGAGGTCACACTGTGGGGGAGGGGCAGTTCTCTGGCCAGGTCATAAAACACCTCTGACTCTTTTCCTCTCCGACAACGTGCCGCATCTCTGGATTTCTCCTTCCTTCGCTCTGAACTCACTCTATAATGAACACATGCACATTTATAATCCATAACAAGGGTCTGTGCTGTTAATGCTGCCAGCAATACACAGCTGTGTGATATGAAACACTCAAAAACATACATCATAGAGCTTCAAAATGGAAGTTTCACAGTGTATTAACCAGCTCCAAACATTAAGCAAAGGTGCAGTCGAGCAAGACAAATTATTGAGGATgctgataaaatataaaaacatgacaTGACGTTACACTCTAGGGCTTctgttttgaaataaataataaacaatcaataatgtatattataatgtgTGGATCTGTATTGTGGGGTGCTGTGTAATTTTGTGTTATTTGAGGACAGGCAGGCTGAAGACAGTCACCTTATTAACAGAGACTCAGTGGAGACACGGCAGGTAAAACACACAAAGGTCCTACTGTACAGTTCCAGACATCGTAATATTTGCTGTGAGCTGTCCTCAGGGCAAATGCAGAAAACCAAGAGCTCATAAAACATCTGTGGACAAGACTAGTCAAAGATGTCAACACTGTTTAATTAATTCTGCTTGATTTACATTTACACTCTGTCCCTTCCTCAAGATTTGAATCATGAGAAGCCACAATTTACAGTGTCAAATCGGCAATTGTGAAGGTCAAATTTAGTTTGGTGCTCATTTAACATACTTATGGGTGTAAATGTCTGAGCATC
This window of the Carassius gibelio isolate Cgi1373 ecotype wild population from Czech Republic chromosome B13, carGib1.2-hapl.c, whole genome shotgun sequence genome carries:
- the LOC127970789 gene encoding hypoxia-inducible factor 1-alpha — encoded protein: MDSVAPGKKRVSSERRKEKSRDAARCRRGKESEVFYDLARELPLPHSVTSNLDKASVMRLALSYLRLRKLLNTEVLNVESELDSQWNSSYMKALDGFLMVLSADGDIVYLSENVSKCLGLPQIDLTGHNVFEFTHPCDHEELREMLAHRTGLSKKVKEQHTNRSFLLRMKCTLTSRGRTVNVKSASWKVLRCSGHIHTTDGIKKGVCEEKNVCSTYLVLICESIPHPTNIEAPLDSRTFLSRHTLDMRFTYCDERITELLGFEPVDLLQHSVYEYYHALDSDHMTKTHHNLFIKGQVCTGQYRLLAKAGGFAWAETQATVIYNSKNSQPQCVVCINYILSGIEQPKQILSLQQTNSTKIKQEQEEHYEESLGTEVSTEELKEAIKANNEKKEECVREELHDSLKGEPEALTVADPVLALDITSTESALSVLTEIPLYNDVMLPSSSVLLPLSPLSPTCSSLNDDDPSTAHLQPDDFQIPQSSPPDPSRSQVNLPLDSELSEQLKPDHVERLFSMDIDSKTPFNTQGVGLDLEMLAPYIHMEDDYQLRTASPAESMCSSPGSALELTPSSSTQPAPALPAAPLDLVSSDTVPQNTRTTKQDNSREIIQDSDISSKCQTNPKLLKRKLETIPLSEAIRLGSVLQVVTDFPEKKVRKSDASSSEGIRHATILLLPSDVASRLLSRSSEGGAVTMPLPQLTRYDCEVNVPVTGRQHLLQGEELLCALDLLI